The DNA region ATGAAGATCATTCTGTGAATCATCCATCATCGCCATGCTTCCAGCTCCTTTGAATACATTAACACAGACCAGAAATGGATTCTCTATTGTCTGCACAAAGATCTGAAGCTGAATCTTCCCTCCCTCCTCTTCAAATATCTAAGGGACTCCGTTAGAGACACCagaaataacatgaagcccaTAAACTACATCCCTATGGGAAGATTAATCTCTTATGTTTCGGTAGAGAGTGGTCTGGTGGACCATCTCATCTCTTTGAACGTGATGGAAGACGTCAATATAGACATGGGGAAGCCTATGAACGGGAAGAATATGAAGAGTATGGGTTTAATTGACAAGGTCAGAGTCAAACCTACAAAGGGCACCTCTTGGGAAGTTCTGAAGGATAAAAGGGTGATATCAAATGGCATGTATCTTTTTGTTCCAAGATTGATCCTCTAAAAGTCGTCGCCTGCTATCTTCAGGATCTGGAAGCACAAGGCATCGACATTTCTGACTTCAGCTTGGATTGGCTACCAGATCAGCCACCTAACTTCTTGAAGAGGAAAAGAGAGCCCTTTGAGAAGAAGAAGAGTCTGAAGCTGGGAGAATCTTCAGCAACTCAGAAGCAACTTGTGCCTCTGAGCTCTTCAGCACCTGGTAAGTCCCCAATCTCAGAAGCTCATTTAGTTTCTGGTTCTAGGAAAATCCTCTCATATTTAACTCAACCACCCCCACCATCTCTCCCTATGAACTAACCATCCCTATACCTACCCCTCCTAAACAAAACACTTATGAACATCTCACTTCTGACCCTAAACCATTTTCACATCCACTACCCAAATTCAATCTCACTATAACATCCATCCCCATATCTGAAGCCATCATGTTAAACGAATCCATATCATCCCCTCCTTTAACCCCAATTCCTCTCCCTACTACGACCTAACCTCAAACTCTAAACATTTAGATATTCCTGCCCCATCTTCTCCAACTCTAGCAGAACTTCAGGCCACAGTTGACTCTGAAAATACTCAGTATGTACCAGAACCCTTTGACACCACTCTACCACCCTCTAAACCCACTTCCAAACCCATTCCACCTCCTTATGAACCCACTTCAGAATCTTATGAACCCATTCCATCTCCCACTGAACTCATCTCTCAACCCTCTGAACCTAACCTTACCTTTTTTACCATTGATAAGGTTTTTTCCAAGTTCTTTGAGAACTCTGCTTCAAGACTCAAGAAGTTATATGAAGAATCCAAGATCAGTGACAATCCTTCTGAAGTAAGGACTCACTGGAACGGGTTTCTTAGGTGGATGACATCTGAAGTCTTTAAGTTGAAGGGACTTtctgagcaagtcagaaatgAATACATCAGAGGTGCTAAAGAGAGGCTGGAGGCGCGTCTGGCGCAGAAAGCTGCTGAAAGGGCTACCAAAGACGCTGAAGATAGATCTGCTGCTGAAGCTACTGATAAGAAGAAAGCCGAGAAAGCTGCTGGAGAGGCTGAAGCTAAAGCAAAAGTTGAAGCTGAAGCAGCATTGGCCGCTGAACCTGCTAGAAAAGATGCAGAAGACGCTGAGAAGGCTAATGAGGTTGCTCTCACTCGAGGTGAGTCATTAGCATCTGATCTAGCTCCCCTTGTCCTCAAAACTCTGGAAGAGCTACAGAAAGAACAACAACTAGTTAGAGCAAAACTCGACCAACAAGATCAGGTCAACTCCAGCATCTAGAATCTGCTTACTTAACtacttcagaggatgcctcctcctccaaacccttaggcatTATAGAATTTATTTGATTATATTTTTTCTAAGAGTTTTTTTTCCTCTGAGGTCCCTTTTCCTTTTGCTTCCTTCTATCTGTAACTCTTTCTCTCTATCAATGAAATTTTGCCTTCTCTGAATTTTTCTTTTGTTTAactttttgagtctgacaaaaagggggatAAATAAATAGAAGTATTTTTGATGAAATAACATATATAACTCTCAGAATGCACTGCTTACATTTTGACAtatatgtaagaccccaattttgaccctaagatccctcatgcaatctcatcatatgcattagcattgggatcataccttggcatcctccttacccctttttcacTGGGTTTGatttaggagagatcaccaagcaccatgtgattgtatcatacttgtatattatcattttactaaccaaaataccaaaaatatgtctttgtatttgcctaactcttttgtaggtagggtatgatcaccattgatctatcaagttcacaactagggtttgagaccctcgtggctaagagcacaaccaaggaatgatccacaatgtctctaagcatcatataggagtcccaatgatctctacatgttattttgatcaagcattcttcaagagtttggagttggtttgccttggaaaccctagtttgtttgggtatcttgagtaatttcttcaacaagcttcttcaccaattgatcaaatttatcaaggggtacttcaaaattcatcatcctatgcatatatgatctaccattagcctaaaaagtcaagataattgcaagttagcaagttggttgatgggggttggctagatgaattcatctgattaaaactgggtctccctagaccctatctcctacaattttcatcatatgaaaattattccaggagaaaagttactctaaatgatactaaaaacaactttcatgttgaagtctagagctaattttgcttgaaaagtcattttatacgttgaaacattatagatcattttgtctaaaccctaatttgaaagtcaacttcccaaggccataacttgctaagtttttatgatatgaaatatttacaaattgtacaatcaaattcaatatgtctacttaaacCTTTATGTTTTAAGTAAGAGATAAATCAACTTTTAagagcatgtgatatgaggatacattataggtcatttta from Lathyrus oleraceus cultivar Zhongwan6 chromosome 1, CAAS_Psat_ZW6_1.0, whole genome shotgun sequence includes:
- the LOC127102047 gene encoding uncharacterized protein LOC127102047, whose product is MGKPMNGKNMKSMGLIDKDLEAQGIDISDFSLDWLPDQPPNFLKRKREPFEKKKSLKLGESSATQKQLVPLSSSAPDIPAPSSPTLAELQATVDSENTQYVPEPFDTTLPPSKPTSKPIPPPYEPTSESYEPIPSPTELISQPSEPNLTFFTIDKVFSKFFENSASRLKKLYEESKISDNPSEVRTHWNGFLRWMTSEVFKLKGLSEQVRNEYIRGAKERLEARLAQKAAERATKDAEDRSAAEATDKKKAEKAAGEAEAKAKVEAEAALAAEPARKDAEDAEKANEVALTRGESLASDLAPLVLKTLEELQKEQQLVRAKLDQQDQVNSSI